The genomic interval TTGAAAGCGTTTTAAAAGATATAACAGAACTATATAGCATTGGAGTAAGGGATTTTGCTTTTTATGATGATGCGCTTCTATTTGATGCTGACAATCATATAAAGCCGATACTTAAAGAGATTATAAAATCTGGGCTGGATATAAGACTCCATACGCCTAATGGGCTTCATGCTCGTTTTTTGGATGAAGAGTTGGCGGCTTTAATGAAAAGAGCTGGGTTTAAGACAATTCGCCTGAGCCTTGAAACTATTAATGCTGATAGACAAGACAAAACAGGAGGAAAAGTGAGCAACGAAGATTTAAAAAAGGCTGTTAAATTTCTAAAACAACAGGGTTTTACAAAACAGGATATCGGAGTTTATCTCATGTATGGATTACCAGGACAGGAATTAGAAGAGGTAAGAGCAGGTGCAGAACTTTTAAAGACTCTCGATGTGAAAATAAATCTTACGGAATTTTCACCAATTAAAGGGACCGAAGCATTCGAAGAACTTGTAAATAGGGGGATAATAAATAATGACATAGACCCACTTCTTACAAATAATACGGTCTTTTCGTATCTTTATTCTAACTATGATATGGATGAGCTAAGAAATATAAAACTTGATGTTAAACAATATAATTCAGCATAATAGGGAGCAAATGAATTATCTCATAGTAGGTATAGGTGGTTTTTTAGGGGCAATAAGCAGATATGGCCTTGCATTATGGATTGGCCAGAAATGGGGAAGGAGTTTTCCTTTCGGCACATTTGTTATCAATGTTAGTGGAAGCTTTTTCATAGGACTCCTCATGTATCTGTTTACTGAGAAATTCATGGTAAACCCTCAATGGAGGCTTTTGTTGGTAGTAGGATTCCTCGGTGCATACACAACCTTTTCGACTTTTGAATATGAAACAGGCAGGTTAGTGAAAGATGGTGAGTGGTTGATTGCATTAATGAATGTGATTTTCAGCGTTTTTGCTGGATTTGTTGCATTGAAGATCGGTGAATTAATTGCAAAAAGTATATAGGAGATAGGCATGGTAAGACAGGGACCTGCAAAAAAACTCACGATTTATATTGATGAGACTGACAGGTTTGGCGGTAAGCCTGTTTATGAAGTATTGATGAATATCTTTTACAAAAAGAAGATAGCGGGCGTCAGCGTCTTCAGGGGAGTGGCAGGTTACGGCACTGATGGTGTCTTTCATACATCAAAGATGCTTGAACTTTCCTCGAGCATGCCGGTGAAGATAGAGGTTGTGGACTCAGAGGAGATGATAAATAAGGTTTTGCCTGATGTTTATCATGTTGTTGAAAAGGGGCTGGTGGAGATTTCAGATACAAATGTTGTCAAGTGCTGTCCGAAGGCAGCAGAAAGTAAAGAGGAGGTGCAGAAGAGGATGAAACTTGAGGGTAAGGCAAAGATGCTCAGGGTTATAGTGAGCGAGGATGATAAATGGGAAGGTGAACCTCTTTATGAGGCTATTGTAAAGAGATTCATCATGATGGACATTGCAGGTGCAACTGTGTACAAGGCGATTGCAGGCTATGGCCCTCACAGGAGGTTTCATAAAAAGAGGACCCTCACAAGCACAGGTGAATTGCCGATGCTTATTACGGTTATTGATTCAGAGGAGAATATAAATAAAGTCCTGCCGATACTTGATGATATGGTAAAAGAGGGGATTGTTATACTTTCTGATGTCAATGTGATAAAATATACACACAGGGATATAAATCCTGAGATGTTATAATACAGGCGATGGAGTTCGCCTTTAACTGCTGAGCTATAAAAGCTTGGCTGATGACTCCTACTCTCAATCAAATGAGGGTAGGAGTTTTTTTATACCTGCCCGGAAGGAGGCTGATTATGCAAGATGTATGGGGATTGGCAGCATTATGGATTGGTCTTGCATTAATAGCAACACTACTTTCCATATGGCTCCGTATTGCAACAGCACTTTCAGAAATAATTGTGGGTACTGTTGCACAGCTGCTAATCGGCGCATTAATAGGAACAACATTAGGTTCTGATACGCCGTGGATTAAGTTTTTATCAGGTACAGGTGCCATTGTTCTTACATTTCTTGCTGGTGCTGAATTAGACCCTGATGTCTTTAAGGTAAAATGGAAAGAGGCTACTGTCATCGGGCTCATTGCCTTTTTTGCGCCATTTTTAGGATGCACTGCCTTTGCATATTATCTCATCGGATGGACAGTTAAATCGAGCTGGCTTGCGGGTGTTGCCCTTTCAACCACATCTGTTGCAGTGGTATATGCAGTTATGCTTGAGTTGGGCCTGAACAAAACCGAATTTGGAAAGGCTATCCTTGCTGCCTGTTTTGTAAATGACCTCGGAACTGTTATCGCCCTCGGCATGATATTTTCGCCATTTACAATAAAGACGCTTATTTTTGTTATTGTAAGCGTTATTGTATTTTTTGTCTTGCCTTACCTTACTCCCCGTTTTTTCAAAAAATACGGTGGCAGACCCTCTGAACTTGAGGCCAAATACCTTTTGCTTTTCTTGTTCGGCATGGGCTATCTTGCTGTATGGTCTGGAAGCGAGGCAGTACTGCCGGCATATATTGTGGGAATGGTGCTTGCCGGGACAGTGGGTAAGGACCATGTTCTGATCAGGAGGCTGAGGACACTGACATTTGGCATGCTCACTCCATTTTACTTTATCAGGGCAGGCTCTTATGTATCAATTCCAATGCTTGTTGCTGCACCTTTAGCGCTTCTGATTCTTTTCATGGGAAAGATGATAACCAAATATCTGGGAGTATATCCTGTGACAAAGGCATTTAGATATGCCAATAAGGAAGGAATGTATACAACACTTCTTATGTCCACTGGTCTTACATTTGGGTCTATATCTGCCCTGTTTGGTTTTTCTCATGGAATAATAGACCAGCAGCAATATTCTCTGCTGATCGCTGCAGTGATCGGAAGCGCTGTAATACCAACGCTTATTGCAAATACATTCTATCTGCCAAAATATTTATTGCCAAAAAAGGAGGAAGAAAAAGATGCTTAAAAGAATACTTGTAGCCTTTGACGGCTCATCACAATCCTATCAGGCCTTTGACTTTGCCCTTGAGATGTCAAAATTGTGTCCTGGTGCAGCACCCGAGATATTTGTGGTCTCTGTTGCACAGCCTCCTGAGCCCGCTGATATAGTTGAGGTTGATGCCATAATTGATAGTGCTACTGAACATTACGAAGAACTCTTTAAGAAATTGAGGGAGAGGGCAAAGGAACGGAATCTGGAGATAAAGACAGAGGTGGTTGTCGGCCATCCTGCAGACCAGATAGTTAAATATGCAAAAGATAAGAATTGTGATATGGTTGTCCTTGGTCAGAGGGGAAAGTCAAAGATAGAAAGCTATCTTCTCGGTTCTGTATCAAAGAGGGTTGCAACCTATGCACCATGCACAGTGACGATAGTGAAGAAGTAGGGGCAGACCTGTGTGTCTGCCCTGATAAAGCAGACCTGTGTGTCTGCCCTAATAAAATGGGCAAACACAGGTTCGCCCCTACGGCTGGAGGTGTAATAATATGTCGGTCTCAACATACTCTTACTTAAAGAATGAACTTTTAAGTTGCATTGATGAGATGCTCACCATTGAGGCAATCCGCGGCTGTCCATGTGAGGAATTAAGGGAAAAGATAGAGAAGAACACCTTTAATCTCGTTGTTGTAGGGCAGTTCAAGAGGGGAAAGACGAGCCTCATTAATGCCCTCCTTGGTGCAGATATACTGCCTGTTGCAGTTGTGCCTCTGACATCTATTGTTACGATCATGACCTATGGTGAGGCATTGAGGATAAAGGTCTATTTCAATGATGGAAGGGTTTCTGAGATAAAACCTGAGAGTCTGCCGGAATATGTTACAGAAAAGGGCAATCCAAAGAATATAAAGGATGTCAGCGAGGTCATAATCACCTATCCTTCGCCTTATCTTAAAGATGGTGTAAGGCTCATAGACACACCAGGTGTTGGCTCAATTTATCAGCACAATACAGATGTGGCATACCAGTACCTGCCAAAGTCTGATGCTGCTTTATTTCTTCTTTCTGTTGACCAGCCCATGAGCAAGGCAGAACTGGATTTCCTTAATGATGTAAAGGAATACTCAAACAAGATATTCTTTTTGCTGAACAAGGCAGACTATTTGAATGAGAAGGACCTTCAGGAATCCATTGAATTCTCAAAGGGTGTGCTCAGGGATGTGATGGGAGTGGATGTAAAGATCTTTCCCGTATCTGCAAGGCTTGCCCTTGAGGCAAAGCAATCTAACTCTCAAGAAATGCTTCAGAAGAGCAGACTCCCTGAATTTTCAGATGTCCTTAATAGATTTCTCATGGAGGAGAAGGGAAAGATACTCATACTCTCAGTGACCAATAATCTCCTGAGAATCATATCCCAGGCAAGGTTTGAGATAGAACTGGAATTAAAATCCCTGACAGCGCCTCTTGATGAACTACAAAAAAAAGTCAGTGTATTTGAAACCAAAAAACAGGAGGTACTCCTTGAGAAACAGGACTTTGACATACTCCTTGACGGAGAGACAAAGAGGCTTCTGAAGAATATCCTTGATGAAGATATTGAAAAATTTAAGAAGGAACTGATGCCACAGGTCATGGCAAATCTTGAAAACTACTATAATGAAAATAAAGGCATGAGTTTAAAGGAACTCCACAAGGCACTGGAACAGCAGGTCATAACAGAGGTAAAACAGGCATTCAGCGGCTGGCGTGTTATTGAAGATGAAAAATTAGCAAAGGCATTTGAATCAATATGCAAGAGGTTCATACTGAAGATTAATGACACGGTTGATGAACTCCTTAAATTTTCATCTGAACTCTTCCAGATACCCTTCGATGCAATTAAGGCGGAGGCATTATGGACTGTGAAGTCGGGATTTTATTACAAATTCAAGGACGAGCCTGTGGGGCTTGAGATGCTTGCTGGAACTCTTACACTCGCCCTTCCAAAGTTCATTGGTGAAAGGATTATCTTAAAGAAGATGAAGGAATACCTCCATCAGGTCATTGATATACAGTCAGGAAGGGTGAGGTATGACTTTGCAGAAAGGCTTGACAAGAGCAAGCTTGACTTCAGATGGGAGATGCTCCAGAGGATTGATGCAACCATTGAGGGCATCAGTGCTGCAATAAAAAAGGGGATGACCCAGAGACAGAGGGGAGAGAAAGAGGTTAAGGAAAGGGAACAGGTGTTGATAGAAATGTCAGAGAAGCTGAATGAGATAAATGATAAACTATTAGAAATAAGAGGAGATGTTTATGTTTGAGCTTGATATCCCAGGATTTGGTTTTGTTAGACTTGAACACCTTGTCTCTGACTTTACAGGCACTCTCTCTGTTGATGGAAGGCTTGTGATAGGGGTGAGGGAAAGGTTAAACAGAATCTCAGAGTTTCTCAAAATCCACATACTTACAGCAGATACCTTTGGAAGGGCAAAGGAGGAACTCAAGGGCATAAACTGTGAGGTTCACATCCTTGGAGGTGAAGACCATGATATACAAAAAGAGGAATATGTAAAAAATCTCGGTGCAGAGAATGTTATCGCCCTCGGTAACGGGAATAACGATAGGAGAATGCTTCAGGCTGCAAAGATTGGCATTACGGTTTGTCTTAATGAAGGGTGCTCAATAGATGCCATAAAATCAGCGGATATTTTTGTAAATTCACCTATTGACGCCCTTGAATTACTACTGAATTTCAAAAGACTAAAAGCAACCTTGAGGTCTTAGTGAAAGAAAATAAAAAGTTCTTTGGTTTTGGCCGCAATGTGTTTGTAAGCGGACTGGTGAGTTTTTTCATGGATATAAGTTCGGAGATGATATATCCCCTTGTCCCGCTATTTCTGGCAAATGTCATTGGTGTAAACAAATCAATTATCGGCCTTATAGAAGGTATTGCGGAGTCAACTGCAAGTTTGCTTAAGGTATTTTCAGGGTGGTTTTCTGACAGGATAGGGAACAGAAAATGGCTGATGGTCGTTGGATACGGGATTTCTACTTTAAGCAGACCAATTGTTGCCCTTGCTGCAACATGGCATTATGTCATGGGATTCCGATTTATGGATAGGTTTGGCAAAGGCATTCGCACTGCACCTCGCGATGCGATTATTGCAGAATCAACAGAAAAGCAATATCTCGGAAGGGCATTCAGTTTTCACCGTTCTCTGGATACAATGGGCGCAGTAATCGGTCCTGCAATTGCCTTCTCCCTCCTTGGGCTTTTTCCTGACGATTACCGCAAGGTCTTCTGGCTCTCCATGATACCAGGAATTATCGCGGTGCTATTGATAATACTCTTTATCACAGAAAAGAAAAGGACATCCGCCAGCCATACAGATAAACCAAAACTGACCATGAAACACTTCGACTGGAGATTTAGATTTTTTATTGTCATCACCGGTATTTTTGCATTCGGCAATTCAAGCGATGTATTCCTTATATTGAGGGCGCAGCAGATAGGAGTCCCAACGGTTATGATCCCTGTTGTTTATCTCTTATTTAATCTCATTTATTTATTATCAGCTATCCCTGCGGGTATTGCAGCAGACAGGTTTGGAAAGAAAAGAATTATACTTTTTGGGTTTATTTTGTTTGCAATACTTTATGGCGGATTTGCGGTCGCAGGAAGCACAACCACTATCTGGCTACTGTTCGCCTTTTATGGTCTCTTCATGGGGCTTACAGAGGGCATACAAAAGGCATTTCTTGCAACCATAATACCGCAGGATTTTAAGGCAACAGCCTTTGGGATTTACAATACAGTTGTCGGAATTGCAATGTTTCCTGCAAGTCTTATAGGCGGATGGCTATGGGATAATATTTCTCCATCCGCAACATTTTATTTTGGTTCAATCACAGCAATTCTATCAGCAGCACTGTTTGTCATTTATATATACATATTCCTGAAACGCCCATGTCAGTGATATAATATTAGATGCTCAAGATACCCATTTCGATACCTGCTTTGCCATTCAGGTTTAAGCTGATTGATGCGATAGTTCTAATATTTATCATTAGCATCCTCTCGCTTATTATTTATGTAGCATCAGGCTGGCGTTATGAGATGCAGCCCTCTGTTGAAATCAGCCTTGATCCTGCAAATATTCCCATTTATTCTATGAATTCACTCCTCAGGATATTTCTTGCCTATATCCTTTCCCTTGTTTTCTCCATTTGGTATGGATATACTGCAAACAGGAGCAGGCTCCACGAAAAGGTTATGATTCCGCTTTTAGATATTCTCCAATCTATACCTGTGTTGTCTTTTCTTCCCGGAGTAGTTCTGGCCATGATAGCTATCTTTCCACATCGAAGGCTCAGTATAGAGCTTGCTTCTATTTTGCTCATCTTTACAGGACAAGTCTGGAACATGGCCTTCAGCTACTACAACTCGATCAATACAATACCAAAGGAACTTATAGAAGTAACAAAGGTGTTCAGGCTCAGCAGGTTTGTGAAGTTCTTTAGACTCGATCTTCCATTCAGTGCTATTGGGCTTGTATGGAATAGTATGATGTCAGTGGCAGGAGGGTGGTTTTTTCTCATGGCATGTGAGATGTTTGTGCTTAAAGATAGGGATTTCCGGTTGCCGGGCATAGGGTCTTACATACAGACCGCTGCAAATCATGGGGATATGATGCATGTCCTATACGGAATTGGAACCATGATATTTCTTATCATTATTTTAGATATATTGATATGGCGTCCTTTAGTGGCATGGTCGCAAAAATTCAGGATGGAAACTGTTCAGGCAGAAGATGAGAGGGAGTCATTCGTGCTCAATGTTATCAGAAAATCTTCATTTGTCGAAAAAATAAACTGTCTTTTTGTTCGCATAACAAAAAAGTTCGAGGTATTCTATGATAGAATTAGCAGTAATTCAAAGACGCCTTTAGCATGGCTGCGTAAGGTGATAAAGATTATTTTATTTATTGCAACTATTGTTGCGATCTCTTGGGCAGGTCTCAGGGCTATAAAGTTATTTTTAAGTCTCAGTGTGGAAGCCTATCTTTCTGTGTTCACTGCCGCCGGATTTTCAATACTCAGGACATCAGCGGCATTATTAATTGCAACTCTGTGGACAGTGCCATTAGGAGTATATATAGGCATGAATCCAAAGGCAGCGCGGATACTCCAGCCTATCGTGCAAGTAGTTGCCTCGATACCTGCTACTGCTGTGTTTCCTGTAATCCTGCTTTTTCTTATAAAACTCGGAGGAGGTCTTGCAATGGGATCGATATTCTTGATGCTGCTTGGCACGCAATGGTACATCCTTTTCAATGTCATTGCTGGTGCATCTGCTATCCCTCAGGACCTGAAAGAAACAGCGCAACTCTACGGATTAAAAGGAATAAGGAAGTGGAAGGTGCTGATTCTTCCCGGCATATTTCCATATCTTGTGACAGGCCTTATCACAGCTACCGGGGGAGCATGGAATGCGAGCATTGTGTCAGAATATGTGACTTTCGGAGGCGAGACCATGAAGACAAGAGGGCTTGGCAGCCTAATAAGTGAGTCAACTGTATCTGGAGATTTTGGTCTGCTCCTTGTGAGTACAGTTGTAATGGCATTCATTGTGGTATGTGTGAATAGATTAGCATGGAAGAGAATGTTTGCGATTGCGCAGGAGAAATACAGGCTTGAATGAGTGGAGAAAAAAATGCCAGAGATAATTTTAGAGACAAAGGGTCTTACAAAATCCTATCCTATGAGCGGAGGTAAAGAACTTTCCGTGCTTGAGGATATCAATATTCAGGTAAGAGAAGGTGAATTCGTCTCAATTCTCGGACCTTCGGGAGCTGGTAAATCTACTCTCCTAAGAATACTCGTGGGTTTGACAACTCCTTCTAAAGGAGAAGTCCTCTATCATGGCATTCCCTTGCCAAAGGCTTATCCGAAGATTGCTATGGTATTTCAGAGTTTTGCGCTGTTTCCTTGGCTTACAGTTCTTGAGAATGTCGAACTTGGTTTAAAGTCTCAGGGTCTTTCTGATGATGTAGCAAGAGAGAAATCTGTAAGGATGCTCGACATTGTCGGACTGGATGGATTTGAAGATGCTTATCCAAGAGAACTCTCAGGGGGCATGAGGCAAAGAGTTGGTATAGCCCGTGCTATTGTTGTGGAGCCAGAGATTCTTTTTATGGATGAGCCGTTTTCAGCCCTTGATATTCTTACTGCAGATAATCTGAGAGGTGAGCTGTTAGATTTGTGGATCAAGAAAAAAATGCCTATCAAATCTATTATATTTGTAACTCATAACATTGAAGAGGCTGCGTTTCTTTCTGACAGGGCAATTGTTTTAAGTCATAATCCCGGGAGGGTTAAAGCAGACTTTTTTATTGACCTTCCACATGAGAGGGACAAAAACTCAAGAGAATTCAAGCATACTGTGGACAGGATTTTCACCATCCTCACGAGACCAACAAAGGAAGTGTCTTTTTTGCTCGAAAAGGAGAGGTACCAATTCTTGCCTCATGTGAAGATCGGAGCTATTGCTGGCTTAATAGAGATGGTGCATGACAAAGGAGACAGAGTTGATATTTCAATCCTTGCATCTGACCTTAGTATGGAGGTTGATGACATATTCCCGCTCATTGAGGCTTCGGTTTTTCTTGGATTTGGAGAGATTAGAGAAGGAGATTTTATTATCACCGACATGGGCAGGCAATTCTCAGAGGCTGATACCCTGAAAAAGAAGGAGCTATTCAGAACTACTGCTCTGAACAACATACAATTGCTGAAACAGATCATGCATGTTTTACAGACAACTTCAAAACACAGGATGTCAGAAGATTTCTTTTTGGAAATCCTCGGAAACCATTTCACTCCAGATGAGGCATGGAACCAGCTTGAGACTGCCATTGACTGGGGTAGATATGCAGAACTTTTTGCATATGATTACGATAGTGGAGAATTATATCTTGAAGAAGAAGAAGTAGTAGAAAAATAAAGGAAAAAGGCTTAAGGTAACTTCATTTGTTATCACTGGCTATCAGCCTCTATCTGCTGATATAATATTACATGCCCAAGATACCTTTCGTCAAACCCGCTACATCTTCTATATTCAGGTTTATTGATATAGTCATATTGCTTCTATCCTATACTCTTTCGAGTTTTTGCTATGCCTATGATATCGGTTATCAGGGCACCCATATACTCACACATGGCGCGCTGGAAGAGCTTGCAAAGGTATTCGAAAAAAAATACGGCAAGAGCATTTTTGTTAAGGGAGGCGGTTGCGCTGACGGGATAGCAGTTGTTGCAAATAATAGACTCGAAATGGGAGGTATATGCTGCCCATTGAATAATGATGTAGCAAAAAAGAATAATCTGATTGCTCATGAGGTTGCATCAGATATCAAAGTGGTAATCGTTAATCCTAAAAATCCTTTGACAAATCTTTCATTAAAACAGGTATCAGACATTCACAAGGGGCATATAAAAAAATGGAAAGAGGTTGGTGGATATAATAAACCAATAGCTGTTATTTTCAGACAGCACTGCCAGGACAAGGAAGAACCTGTCAGGGAACTACTCGGCATAGATAAAATTTCAGAAAAGGCTATTGTAGTCAATACTGATAAAGAGGTTATCGAATATGTTGAAAAATTTCCTGCTGCTATAGGTATAACAAGCAGGGTTTTTGCTAAAAAGGCAAGGGTGAAGATGATTAATATAGATGGAATCTCTCCAACACCTGAAAATACAGAAAAGGGCATTTATAAATTAAAAGGAGGGCTTTATGTTATTACAAAAGGACAGCCATCAGGCGATGTGAAGAAATTCATAGATTTTATTCTAAGTAGAGAAGGACAATCTATAATAGGTAAGGAATTTGCAAAGGTGAAATGAAAAATATCTGGCTGAGCCTTTCTATCAGACATAAGCTTGCATCCATTATCTTTCTGATTGTAATCGCTTTAATAATAATAATATTTCCTGTGACTTCTCGTATTATTAAGCTCTCTCTTTTAAGACAACAGCACGAACACCTTACAAGCATAAAAAATCTCGTTATAAAGCTTTTCGAGGATTATCAGAGTAAGGTTACTAATTATACAAGATTGTTCAGCAATGACAGGGAACTAAAAGATACACTCTTTTATCACACTGAACTTGCAGGTGAAAGGGAACATCCATTAAGAGCAGTAGAGAGATTATTCAGTTCATTTGATATAAGTTCTATAGAACTGATTGACAGCAAAGGCGATGTGGTAGCTATTGCAGAAAAACCTGCTGTTTTTGGTCAGAACAGGCTATCTGACTCATTGATTAGAAGGGCATTAAAAGGTAATGTGGCATCAGGTATAGAGCTTACTGATAAAGGGTTTTTGATAAAGGCATCTGCTCCTGTTTATTATAACGAAAATCAGATTATAGGAGTCATTACATCAGGGATACTCCTGGATAACATCTTGCTGTCAAGAATAAAACAGTTGAGTAACACAGATATAGTTGTTGTAGATAGCAAAGAGACAATAATATCTTCTACAAATGCTGACAAAACTGAAATCAGAAATTTCTCTGAACTCCTGAAAGATAATGCACAGGAATATATTATTGTTGAGTTTCCACTCGTAGATATGTCAGGTTATACAATTGGTGCCATCAAGATTCTACAGGAAAATAAACTTCCCGAAATTATTGCAAGGGCTCATTTTGTATTTTTTGTATTACTTGTCATTATATCTTTCGTATCTATTTCTATTCTATTTATTGCCTTAAAAAAAATGATGTCACCAATTGTGAAACTAAAGGAAGGCGCAGCAATAATAGGGAAGGGAGAGTTTGGTTATAGAATACCTGTAACAACACAGGATGAGTTTGGCGAACTGTCAAAAAGTTTCAACAGCATGGCGCAAAGCCTTGAAAATCTCCATATAATGGAAGAAAGACTTCGCCAGTCAGAGCGATTTGCTGCTGTGGGAAGATTTGCAGCAGGCATTGCCCATGAAATAAATAATCCAATAGGAAATATTATAGGTATATCAAAATTAATGCTCAAGGGAGAATTGAAAGACAGAGACAAAGATGACATTGAAACAATTATAAAGAATGCTGACAGATGCGCAAGGATAACAAGAGATCTACTTATGTATTCACGACAGTCTTTACCTAACAAGGAGATAATATCTGTAAAGGAACTTGTTAATGATTCTATTAATGCAGTCAGGCAAAAAATCAATTCAAAGGATATAGAGATTAAGACAGAGATAGCCGATGGTTTGACAGATATATATGCAGATCCGCTACAGATAAGCCAAGTATTAAATAATATCCTGATGAACGCTGTGCAATCAATAGAATATTCAGGCAATATTACTATTGAGGTTATGCCTTTAGGCAAAGACATGGTTGATATAGTAGTTACAGATACAGGATGCGGCATGGATGAAGATGTCAGACGAAGGGTATTTGATCCATTTTTTACAACAAAGGCAGTTGGCGAAGGCACTGGCCTAGGTCTTGCTATAAGTTATAGTATAGTGCAGAATCACGGAGGGGAATTATTAGTGGAAAGCATAAAAGGACAGGGAAGCACATTTGTAGTGAGGCTTCCTTTAAGAGGCGTGGATGGACAGACAGTTTAGGATTTTAGTAATAGA from Dissulfurispira thermophila carries:
- a CDS encoding substrate-binding domain-containing protein is translated as MPKIPFVKPATSSIFRFIDIVILLLSYTLSSFCYAYDIGYQGTHILTHGALEELAKVFEKKYGKSIFVKGGGCADGIAVVANNRLEMGGICCPLNNDVAKKNNLIAHEVASDIKVVIVNPKNPLTNLSLKQVSDIHKGHIKKWKEVGGYNKPIAVIFRQHCQDKEEPVRELLGIDKISEKAIVVNTDKEVIEYVEKFPAAIGITSRVFAKKARVKMINIDGISPTPENTEKGIYKLKGGLYVITKGQPSGDVKKFIDFILSREGQSIIGKEFAKVK
- a CDS encoding nitrate/sulfonate/bicarbonate ABC transporter ATP-binding protein, translating into MPEIILETKGLTKSYPMSGGKELSVLEDINIQVREGEFVSILGPSGAGKSTLLRILVGLTTPSKGEVLYHGIPLPKAYPKIAMVFQSFALFPWLTVLENVELGLKSQGLSDDVAREKSVRMLDIVGLDGFEDAYPRELSGGMRQRVGIARAIVVEPEILFMDEPFSALDILTADNLRGELLDLWIKKKMPIKSIIFVTHNIEEAAFLSDRAIVLSHNPGRVKADFFIDLPHERDKNSREFKHTVDRIFTILTRPTKEVSFLLEKERYQFLPHVKIGAIAGLIEMVHDKGDRVDISILASDLSMEVDDIFPLIEASVFLGFGEIREGDFIITDMGRQFSEADTLKKKELFRTTALNNIQLLKQIMHVLQTTSKHRMSEDFFLEILGNHFTPDEAWNQLETAIDWGRYAELFAYDYDSGELYLEEEEVVEK
- a CDS encoding ATP-binding protein translates to MKNIWLSLSIRHKLASIIFLIVIALIIIIFPVTSRIIKLSLLRQQHEHLTSIKNLVIKLFEDYQSKVTNYTRLFSNDRELKDTLFYHTELAGEREHPLRAVERLFSSFDISSIELIDSKGDVVAIAEKPAVFGQNRLSDSLIRRALKGNVASGIELTDKGFLIKASAPVYYNENQIIGVITSGILLDNILLSRIKQLSNTDIVVVDSKETIISSTNADKTEIRNFSELLKDNAQEYIIVEFPLVDMSGYTIGAIKILQENKLPEIIARAHFVFFVLLVIISFVSISILFIALKKMMSPIVKLKEGAAIIGKGEFGYRIPVTTQDEFGELSKSFNSMAQSLENLHIMEERLRQSERFAAVGRFAAGIAHEINNPIGNIIGISKLMLKGELKDRDKDDIETIIKNADRCARITRDLLMYSRQSLPNKEIISVKELVNDSINAVRQKINSKDIEIKTEIADGLTDIYADPLQISQVLNNILMNAVQSIEYSGNITIEVMPLGKDMVDIVVTDTGCGMDEDVRRRVFDPFFTTKAVGEGTGLGLAISYSIVQNHGGELLVESIKGQGSTFVVRLPLRGVDGQTV